Proteins from a genomic interval of Ramlibacter algicola:
- a CDS encoding SDR family oxidoreductase, whose protein sequence is MRLQNKTALVTAAGQGIGRASALALAAEGAQVWATDVDERLLAGYEGVANVRAVRLDVLDKPSIQRVIGDMPALDVLFNCAGYVHSGTVLQATDDEWAFALDLNVRAQFWAIQAALPKMLARGGGSIINMASVCSSIKGLPNRFIYGTTKAAVIGLTKSVAADYVGDGIRCNAICPGTVDTPSLQGRINANADPVAARQAFVARQPMGRLAKAEEIAPLVVFLASDESAFVTGQAYAVDGGITV, encoded by the coding sequence GTGCGACTGCAGAACAAGACCGCCCTGGTCACCGCCGCCGGCCAGGGCATCGGCCGCGCCAGCGCGCTGGCGCTCGCCGCCGAAGGCGCGCAGGTGTGGGCCACCGACGTCGACGAGCGCCTGCTCGCCGGCTACGAAGGCGTCGCCAACGTGCGCGCCGTGCGCCTCGATGTGCTGGACAAGCCGTCGATCCAGCGCGTCATCGGCGACATGCCGGCGCTGGACGTGCTGTTCAACTGCGCCGGCTACGTGCATTCGGGCACCGTGCTGCAGGCCACCGACGACGAATGGGCCTTCGCGCTGGACCTGAACGTGCGCGCGCAGTTCTGGGCCATCCAGGCCGCGCTGCCGAAGATGCTCGCGCGCGGCGGCGGCAGCATCATCAACATGGCCAGCGTGTGCAGCAGCATCAAGGGCCTGCCGAACCGTTTCATCTACGGCACCACCAAGGCGGCGGTGATCGGCCTGACCAAGAGCGTGGCGGCGGACTACGTCGGCGACGGCATCCGCTGCAATGCGATCTGCCCCGGCACGGTCGATACGCCGTCGCTGCAGGGGCGCATCAACGCGAATGCCGACCCGGTCGCCGCGCGGCAGGCGTTCGTCGCGCGCCAGCCCATGGGCCGGCTCGCGAAGGCGGAAGAGATCGCGCCGCTGGTGGTGTTCCTCGCCAGCGACGAATCGGCATTCGTCACGGGGCAGGCGTACGCGGTCGACGGAGGCATCACGGTATGA
- a CDS encoding TRAP transporter large permease, which produces MLKVIFLFLMAGGLPVAIAMAGSSLIYLLWMQTTPPFVVIHRMVSGIDSFPLLAVPFFILAGNLMNNAGITNRIYNFALALVGWLKGGLGHVNVLGSVVFAGMSGAAIADAAGLGTIEIKAMKDHGYATEFAVGVTAASATLGPIIPPSLPFVIYGMMANVSVGALFLAGILPGALMAILMMLTVAYYAHKNHWGADIKFEWARVLKALGELAVVIGWPTALWLLVDKAGLPAQPTVLTGLVLLFAADKMFRFQAVLPIMTPVLLIGGMTTGLFTPTEGAIAACLWAMVLGLAWYRTMSWTLFVKVCLDTVETTATVLFIVAAASIFGWMLTATGVTAAISEWVLAFTQNPWVFLLLANMLMLFVGCFLEPTAAITILVPILVPICQKLGIDLVHFGLVMVLNLMIGLLHPPMGMVLFVLARVAKLSVERTTIAILPWLVPLLLSLGVITYFPQLVLWLPKQFF; this is translated from the coding sequence TTGCTCAAAGTCATCTTCCTGTTCCTCATGGCCGGCGGGCTGCCGGTCGCCATCGCCATGGCGGGGTCGTCGCTCATCTACCTGCTGTGGATGCAGACGACGCCGCCGTTCGTGGTCATCCACCGGATGGTCAGCGGCATCGACAGCTTCCCGCTGCTGGCCGTCCCGTTCTTCATCCTGGCCGGCAACCTGATGAACAACGCCGGCATCACCAACCGCATCTACAACTTCGCGCTGGCGCTGGTGGGATGGCTCAAGGGCGGGCTGGGGCACGTGAACGTGCTGGGCTCCGTGGTGTTCGCCGGCATGAGCGGCGCGGCGATCGCCGACGCCGCCGGGCTGGGCACGATCGAGATCAAGGCCATGAAGGACCATGGCTACGCGACCGAATTCGCGGTCGGCGTCACCGCCGCGTCGGCGACGCTCGGGCCGATCATCCCGCCATCGCTGCCTTTCGTGATCTACGGGATGATGGCCAACGTGAGCGTGGGCGCGCTGTTCCTCGCCGGCATCCTGCCGGGCGCGCTGATGGCGATCCTGATGATGCTGACCGTCGCTTACTACGCCCACAAGAACCACTGGGGCGCCGACATCAAGTTCGAGTGGGCCCGCGTGCTCAAGGCGCTGGGCGAGCTGGCGGTGGTGATCGGCTGGCCGACCGCGCTGTGGCTGCTGGTGGACAAGGCCGGGCTGCCCGCGCAGCCCACGGTCCTGACCGGCCTGGTGCTGCTGTTCGCCGCGGACAAGATGTTCCGCTTCCAGGCGGTGCTGCCCATCATGACGCCCGTGCTGCTGATCGGCGGCATGACCACGGGCCTGTTCACGCCCACCGAAGGCGCCATCGCCGCCTGCCTGTGGGCGATGGTGCTGGGCCTGGCCTGGTACCGCACCATGAGCTGGACGCTGTTCGTCAAGGTGTGCCTCGACACCGTCGAGACCACGGCCACGGTGCTGTTCATCGTGGCGGCCGCCAGCATCTTCGGCTGGATGCTCACCGCCACCGGCGTGACGGCCGCCATCTCCGAATGGGTGCTGGCCTTCACCCAGAACCCGTGGGTGTTCCTGTTGCTCGCCAACATGCTGATGCTGTTCGTCGGCTGCTTCCTCGAGCCGACCGCGGCCATCACCATCCTCGTGCCCATCCTGGTGCCGATCTGCCAGAAGCTGGGCATCGACCTGGTCCACTTCGGCCTCGTGATGGTGCTGAACCTGATGATCGGCCTGCTGCACCCGCCGATGGGCATGGTGCTGTTCGTGCTGGCGCGGGTCGCGAAGCTGTCGGTGGAACGCACGACGATCGCCATCCTGCCGTGGCTGGTGCCGCTGCTGCTGTCGCTCGGCGTCATCACCTACTTCCCCCAGCTCGTGCTGTGGCTGCCCAAGCAGTTCTTCTGA
- a CDS encoding SDR family NAD(P)-dependent oxidoreductase, whose product MNQLDFQGRHAVITGGATGLGYAIAERLVHSGGSVTLWDLDEAGAQQAAMKLGPRAAAVAVDVADYASVLQAVKRTTAQSPRIDALVNSAGITGPNTKLCDYPPEAWRQVYDVNVHGTFHCCREIGALMRQQGYGRIVNIASVAGKDGNPNASAYSSSKAAVIGLTKSLGKELADVDVRVNCVTPAAVKTAIFDQMTPEHIQFMLSKIPMNRFGRPEEVAALVGWLCTEECSFSTGAVFDLSGGRATY is encoded by the coding sequence ATGAACCAACTCGATTTCCAGGGCCGCCATGCGGTGATCACCGGCGGCGCCACGGGCCTCGGCTATGCGATCGCCGAACGGCTGGTGCATTCCGGCGGCAGCGTGACGCTGTGGGACCTCGACGAGGCCGGTGCGCAGCAGGCGGCGATGAAGCTCGGCCCGCGCGCCGCGGCGGTCGCGGTCGACGTGGCCGACTACGCGTCGGTGCTGCAGGCGGTCAAGCGCACCACCGCGCAGTCGCCACGCATCGACGCGCTCGTCAACAGCGCCGGCATCACGGGACCGAACACGAAGTTGTGCGACTACCCGCCCGAGGCCTGGCGCCAGGTGTACGACGTCAACGTGCACGGCACCTTCCACTGCTGCCGCGAGATCGGCGCGCTGATGCGCCAGCAGGGCTACGGCCGCATCGTCAACATCGCGTCCGTCGCCGGCAAGGACGGCAACCCGAACGCCAGCGCGTACAGCTCCAGCAAGGCGGCGGTCATCGGCTTGACCAAGTCGCTGGGCAAGGAGTTGGCCGACGTCGACGTGCGCGTCAACTGCGTGACGCCGGCGGCGGTGAAGACGGCGATCTTCGACCAGATGACGCCCGAGCACATCCAGTTCATGCTGAGCAAGATCCCGATGAACCGCTTCGGCAGGCCCGAGGAAGTCGCCGCGCTGGTCGGCTGGCTGTGCACCGAGGAATGCTCGTTCTCCACCGGCGCGGTGTTCGACCTGTCGGGCGGACGCGCGACCTACTGA
- a CDS encoding sialic acid TRAP transporter substrate-binding protein SiaP, with translation MTKRLTLKLIAACALAAAAAAPAMAQTQLKWAHVYETSEPYHKWSVWAGDEIKKRTNGRYEVKVFPASTLGKEADINQGLQLGTVDIVLTGASFAARSYQPLAISYFPFIFRDAEHQFKYAKSDVFKDLAGGYDKASGNHITAMTYYGARHVTSNRPIAKPEDMKGLKIRVPDAPAYLAFPKSLGANPTPIAFAEVYLALQNGTVEAQENPLPTIEAKKFYEVQKNISLTGHIVDSLLTVVSGSTWGKLSDADKKTFTDVMVEAAEKASKEIAASEVRLTEEFKKKGINIITVDKNAFREAVLKTTKPTDQGYRQADYDKIVNIK, from the coding sequence ATGACCAAGCGCCTGACCCTGAAACTGATCGCCGCCTGCGCGCTGGCGGCCGCGGCGGCCGCGCCCGCGATGGCCCAGACCCAGCTGAAGTGGGCCCACGTGTACGAGACGTCCGAGCCGTACCACAAGTGGTCGGTGTGGGCCGGCGACGAGATCAAGAAGCGCACCAACGGCCGCTACGAGGTGAAGGTGTTCCCGGCCTCGACGCTGGGCAAGGAAGCGGACATCAACCAGGGCCTGCAACTGGGGACGGTGGACATCGTCCTCACCGGCGCCAGCTTCGCCGCCCGCAGCTACCAGCCGCTGGCCATCTCGTACTTCCCGTTCATCTTCCGCGACGCCGAGCACCAGTTCAAGTACGCCAAGAGCGACGTGTTCAAGGACCTCGCAGGCGGCTACGACAAGGCCAGCGGCAACCACATCACCGCGATGACGTACTACGGCGCCCGCCACGTGACGTCGAACCGGCCGATCGCGAAGCCCGAGGACATGAAGGGCCTGAAGATCCGAGTGCCCGACGCGCCGGCCTACCTCGCGTTCCCGAAATCGCTGGGTGCCAACCCGACGCCGATCGCCTTCGCCGAGGTCTACCTGGCGCTGCAGAACGGCACCGTGGAAGCGCAGGAGAACCCGCTGCCCACCATCGAGGCCAAGAAGTTCTATGAAGTGCAGAAGAACATCTCGCTGACGGGCCACATCGTCGACTCGCTGCTGACCGTGGTGTCGGGCTCCACCTGGGGCAAGCTGTCCGACGCCGACAAGAAGACCTTCACCGACGTGATGGTCGAGGCCGCCGAGAAGGCGAGCAAGGAGATCGCGGCGTCCGAGGTGCGGCTGACCGAGGAGTTCAAGAAGAAGGGCATCAACATCATCACCGTCGACAAGAACGCGTTCCGCGAGGCGGTGCTCAAGACCACCAAGCCCACGGACCAGGGCTACCGTCAGGCCGACTACGACAAGATCGTGAACATCAAGTGA
- a CDS encoding TRAP transporter small permease has product MGDDGEFHAQDEAVDLSGTTWEAWLALGFFWILGLTVFYQFFTRYVMNDSASWTEEIARYLLIATVFIGAAVGVAKNNHIQVDFFYKHMPAGLGRWLARLVDVLRIAFFAAAVFLTAQMMLRLGSNTRMTIIDLPMNIVYGVCLFGFAAMLARSVWVMRLHLQRGFTVLERPETTMEDRA; this is encoded by the coding sequence ATGGGGGACGACGGGGAGTTCCACGCCCAGGACGAGGCGGTGGACCTCTCCGGCACGACGTGGGAGGCCTGGCTCGCGCTGGGATTCTTCTGGATCCTGGGGTTGACGGTCTTCTACCAGTTCTTCACCCGCTACGTGATGAACGACTCCGCCTCGTGGACCGAGGAGATCGCACGGTACCTGCTGATCGCGACCGTCTTCATCGGCGCCGCAGTCGGCGTGGCGAAGAACAACCACATCCAGGTCGACTTCTTCTACAAGCACATGCCGGCCGGGCTGGGCCGCTGGCTGGCGCGCCTGGTGGACGTCCTGCGCATCGCGTTCTTCGCCGCCGCGGTGTTCCTCACGGCCCAGATGATGCTGCGCCTGGGCAGCAACACGCGCATGACCATCATCGACCTGCCGATGAACATCGTGTACGGAGTCTGCCTGTTCGGCTTCGCAGCGATGCTCGCGCGGTCGGTCTGGGTGATGCGCCTGCACCTGCAGCGCGGCTTCACCGTGCTGGAGCGCCCCGAGACCACGATGGAGGACCGGGCCTGA
- a CDS encoding fumarylacetoacetate hydrolase family protein — translation MKLVRYGNPGKEKPGVIGEDGKLRDLSGVVPDIGPAQLAPAVLAKIRKAVAKAPVVRGTPRMGCPVANVGKFVAIGLNYTDHAAEAGMPIPKEPIVFMKATSCIQGPDDDVMLPKGSVKGDWEVELGIVIGQTARYVSRKDALSYVAGYCVVNDVSEREYQLERGSQWDKGKGCDTFGPVGPWLVTTDEIPNPQRLAMWLDLNGERMQTGNTKTMIFGAAEIVSYCSKFMTLLPGDIITTGTPPGVGLGMKPQRFLKRGDVMTLGIEGLGEQRQKVVAYKAVR, via the coding sequence ATGAAACTCGTTCGCTATGGCAACCCGGGCAAGGAGAAGCCGGGCGTGATCGGCGAGGACGGCAAGCTGCGTGACCTGTCGGGCGTGGTGCCCGACATCGGCCCGGCGCAACTCGCGCCGGCCGTGCTCGCGAAGATCCGCAAGGCCGTCGCCAAGGCGCCGGTCGTGCGCGGCACGCCGCGCATGGGCTGCCCGGTCGCCAACGTGGGCAAGTTCGTCGCCATCGGCCTGAACTACACCGACCACGCCGCCGAAGCCGGCATGCCGATCCCGAAGGAGCCGATCGTCTTCATGAAGGCGACCTCGTGCATCCAGGGCCCGGACGACGACGTGATGCTGCCCAAGGGCTCGGTGAAGGGCGACTGGGAAGTGGAGCTGGGCATCGTCATCGGCCAGACCGCACGCTATGTCTCGCGCAAGGACGCGCTGTCGTACGTCGCCGGCTACTGCGTCGTCAACGACGTCAGCGAGCGCGAGTACCAGCTCGAGCGCGGCTCGCAGTGGGACAAGGGCAAGGGCTGCGACACCTTCGGCCCGGTCGGCCCCTGGCTCGTGACGACCGACGAGATCCCGAACCCGCAGCGCTTGGCGATGTGGCTGGACCTGAACGGCGAGCGCATGCAGACCGGCAACACCAAGACCATGATCTTCGGCGCCGCCGAGATCGTGAGCTACTGCAGCAAGTTCATGACGCTGCTGCCCGGCGACATCATCACCACCGGCACGCCCCCGGGCGTCGGCCTCGGCATGAAGCCGCAACGCTTCCTGAAGCGCGGCGACGTCATGACGCTGGGCATCGAGGGCCTGGGCGAGCAGCGGCAGAAGGTGGTCGCGTACAAGGCGGTTCGCTAG
- a CDS encoding FadR/GntR family transcriptional regulator: MSLQTVGSQRLYRQIAEQVRALIAGGEFAAGSRLPAERDLARHLGVSRPSVREALIALEVEGLVEVRLGSGIYVRTRDGATRPARARAAANDWGPLELMRARELVEGEVAALAARHARKAQVAAMASALDRMREEAQAGVVPREGDEAFHNAIALACGNEVLSDTVRGYWHARSGPLSTRLGDYFESPASWNAALQEHDAVLDAIRDRDGTAARTAMHHHLQRAYNRYSASWRRAHSS; this comes from the coding sequence ATGTCCTTGCAGACCGTCGGCTCGCAGCGCCTGTACCGGCAGATCGCCGAACAGGTGCGCGCGCTCATCGCGGGTGGCGAGTTCGCGGCGGGCTCACGGTTGCCCGCGGAACGGGACCTAGCACGCCACCTCGGCGTGAGCCGGCCGTCGGTGCGCGAGGCGCTGATCGCGCTGGAGGTCGAGGGCCTGGTCGAAGTGCGGCTCGGGTCCGGCATCTACGTGCGCACGCGGGATGGCGCAACGAGGCCGGCGCGAGCCCGCGCCGCCGCCAACGACTGGGGGCCGCTGGAACTGATGCGTGCGCGCGAACTGGTCGAAGGCGAAGTTGCCGCCCTGGCGGCGCGCCATGCGCGCAAGGCGCAGGTCGCCGCGATGGCGTCCGCGCTCGACCGCATGCGCGAGGAGGCGCAAGCCGGCGTCGTGCCGCGTGAAGGCGACGAGGCGTTCCACAACGCCATCGCCCTCGCCTGCGGCAACGAGGTGCTGAGCGACACGGTGCGTGGCTACTGGCATGCGCGCAGCGGGCCGCTGTCCACGCGGCTGGGCGACTACTTCGAGAGTCCCGCGTCGTGGAACGCCGCCCTGCAAGAACACGACGCGGTGCTGGACGCCATCCGCGACCGCGACGGCACCGCCGCGCGCACCGCGATGCACCACCACCTGCAGCGGGCCTACAACCGATACAGCGCGAGCTGGCGCCGCGCCCACAGTTCCTGA